In the Magnolia sinica isolate HGM2019 chromosome 15, MsV1, whole genome shotgun sequence genome, one interval contains:
- the LOC131227397 gene encoding acyl-CoA-binding protein-like — MASKEEFEEYAEKAKTLPPATKDADKLVLYGLYKQSTVGNVTTGRPGIFSPKERAKWDAWKAVEGKTEEEAMNEYITKVKQWQEAAKLH; from the exons ATGGCTTcgaag GAAGAGTTTGAAGAATATGCCGAGAAGGCCAAGACATTACCCCCAGCCACCAAGGATGCTGATAAACTCGTTCTCTATGGGCTTTACAAGCAATCAACGGTGGGCAATGTGACCACCG GTCGACCAGGGATTTTTAGCCCCAAGGAGCGGGCCAAATGGGATGCATGGAAAGCTGTTGAAG GGAAAACTGAGGAAGAGGCAATGAATGAGTACATTACAAAGGTGAAGCAATGGCAGGAAGCAGCTAAGCTTCATTAG
- the LOC131227603 gene encoding protein ELF4-LIKE 4-like, whose protein sequence is MEGDTFSGLGNGAQVDHKVLQTFQKSFVQVQNILDQNRLLINEINQNHESKIPDNLSRNVGLIRELNNNIRRVVDLYADLSCSFAKSMEASSEGDSAGTLRSDGKPGQKRIRPG, encoded by the coding sequence ATGGAGGGGGATACATTTTCAGGCCTTGGCAATGGAGCCCAAGTAGATCACAAGGTCTTACAGACCTTCCAAAAGAGCTTTGTTCAGGTCCAAAACATCTTAGATCAGAACAGGCTTCTGATCAATGAGATTAACCAAAACCATGAGTCGAAGATCCCCGACAACCTCAGCCGAAATGTGGGCCTGATCAGGGAGCTGAACAACAACATCAGGAGAGTTGTCGATCTCTACGCTGACCTCTCCTGCTCCTTTGCGAAGTCTATGGAGGCCTCATCCGAGGGGGACTCTGCCGGGACCTTGAGATCAGATGGGAAGCCCGGCCAGAAGAGAATTAGGCCAGGATAG